The nucleotide sequence TGTGGGTTTTCATATTGTATTATATCAACCAGAGATTCCTTACAATACAGGAAATATAGCTAGAACATGCGCAGCGACGAATACGAAGCTACATATTATTAGACCAATGGGCTTTACGACTGATGACAGAATGCTTAAAAGAGCAGGCTGTGATTATTGGCATTCGGTAGATATTGCCTACTACGATTCGATGGAGGAGTGTATGGCTCTTTACTCTGATCATCGTTTCTTTTTTATTGAAACGCAAGGTAAACATACCTATACAGAGGTCACTTATAAAGATGGCGATTTTTTTGTTTTTGGTAAAGAGTCAACGGGTATTCCTAAGTCAATCCTAGAGCAGCATAGAGAAAACTGGATCAAAATTCCTATGAGTCTTGAGCATGTTCGTTCCCTCAATTTATCAAACACGGCAGCCATTTTAGTTTACGAAGCATTACGTCAAACCAATTTTCCAGGTCTAGAGTAAGGCATGCATGTTTTTTAATGCTTTACCAAACGACTGCTCATATAGGGGAGGAATAAGTAATGAGTAAAGCTATACTGTTCGATTTAGATGGAACCTTGTTGCCAATGGATACGGGTTATTTTGTAGAGCATTATATGAAAGCGTTGGCGGTTAAAGTAGCCCCGATTATTGAACCAAAGCAATTCACGAAAGCTTTGTGGGAGGCTACACATGAGGTTATGACGAACACTGATCCAGAGCGTTTGAATATGGAAGTGTTTGAGGAGGCTTTTTTAAGGTTGACAACGTTAAAAAAAGAACAGATTTGGCCTGTTTTTGATACGTTTTACGCAGAAAGCTTTCCGGATTTGGTTCAGCATTCACAGCCATCTCCTGTCGCACAGCTTGTTATTAAGGAGGCAGTAGAGGCAGGATATAAGGTTGCTATTGCTACGAATCCCATTTTCCCTAAGGTGGCTATCGAGCATAGGATGAAATGGGCGGGAGTATTAGATGCTCCATTTGCAAAGGTTACAGTGTATGAGGAAAGTCATTTTACCAAGCCGCATTTACCGTACTATCAAGCAATCTGTGATGATATTCAGGTACATCCTGAGGATTGTATTATGGTTGGAAATGATATGCAGGAGGATATGATCGCTAGTCAGCTAGGGGTGAAAACCTATTTAGTCGAGGGAAATGTTATTGATCGAGGGGAGCCACAATTTCCTATCAATGATCGAGGTAGCCTTTCAGATTTATTGGATAAGCTAAAAGGAAGAGAAGGAATATTCTCAGCAGATTGATAAGGTAGAGATATAATCTAAATTCAAAAAAAGAATCAAATAAAAAAGGACAAAATAAAAAGGGCTTCTCAAGATCAACATTGACTTTGAGAGCCCTCTTTTTCTTTTAAAACATACTTTTACACTTGGTCTGTTTTTGTTTTCTCATCATATCCAGCTGTAAAGATAACGGCAAGAAAAGCAATACCGATAAGGCAAATAACTATAGTACCCACTATATAAACCTCCTGCAAAAAAACTGTTTCTTCTATTATAATATGTCCTAAAATGTTTTGCAAAATGTTCGGGTCAAAACATGTGACTTTTTTGTGCTTATTTATGTTACGTAATACTCTAATTCATAGCTATTAATCATTTTGCTTCATTTATCTGAAGCTCTACAATGTTATGGTTTTGAAATAGCTCAGCTAAGCCTTGCTTATAGTTTCCACGGACGATTCCTTTTTCCGTTATAATGGCTGTCACCAAATGGCTAGGAGTGACATCAAAGGCTGGGTTGAAGGTTTGGATGCCCGCTGGAGCAACAGGGATTTCAGAGATGTGAGTAATTTCAGTTCCTTCACGCTCCTCAATCGGAATGTCTGCTCCTTGCTCTGTATTTAGATCAATGGATGAAAGAGGTGCAGCAACATAAAAAGGAATATTGTGGGCCTTAGCCAATACAGCTAACCCATATGTTCCTATTTTATTTGCTACATCACCATTGGCTGCTACACGATCTGTCCCTACAATTACGGCTTGAATCCAGCCCTTTTGCATGACACTAGCAGCCATATTATCGCATATCAATGTAACGTCAATTCCCGCCTGCTGAAGTTCAAAAGCAGTCAAGCGTGATCCTTGCAGAACGGGGCGTGTCTCATCAGCATAAACTTTGATATTCCAGCCCTTTTCCTGAGCTAAATAAAAGGGAGCCGTTGCTGTTCCATATCTTGCTGTGGCTAAGCTACCAGCATTACAATGAGTAAGTACCCCTATGCCATCCTCAAAGAGGGTTAAGGCATGTTCACCGATGGATCGACAAACATTTTCATCCTCTTGTTGAATAAGACGTGCTTCCTCTAACACTAGCTGGATTAGTTCTGGAGGACTAATCTCAGGGTGGTTAAAGGCTTTCGTTTTGATTCGCTCAAGTGCCCATACTAGGTTGATAGCGGTGGGTCTTGAGCTAGCTAAATAGCTTGCCTGCTCAGTGATAAGCTGTTCTAGTTCCCTCCGACTGGCGTTTTGTGCGTGCCGGATACCTAGATATAAGCCATACGCTGCTGTCATTCCAATGGCTGGAGCACCTCTTACCTGTAAGGATTTAATAGCTTCCCAAGACTCTTCAATGGTACGAATGAACAGATACTCAATATGTCTTGGTAGCCTTGTTTGGTCAATTAAGATAAGCTGGTCTAGCTCTTTATCCCACTGAACCGAAGCGAGTGGCTGTGTCATGCTGCTTTTCCTCCCATTGCTGAAATGATGATCGTATAGGTGCAGAAATCGATTGTTCCTTAGCCCACTTCTGGCGATGAAGAATGAGCTGTTGTCCTACGTATAAGGAAAGCTTCTCAGCGTAAGCTCTTTCCGTGTCATCCACTATAGTATCTAAGTCAGCTACGTGGGCTAAGCCGACAACTCTACGGATAACCTTACATCCTGCAAAGCCTAAGGCATCCTCTTTAACTTGTTGAATAAATTGCTGAACAAATGCCTCGTTTCTAAGGGATGGATCAGTAGCCTGTGATAGGCTAAGCAGGGTAAATTGCTGCTCGAAAACGTCCCAAATTTGATGAATAGATTCAAGCAGATACTGCTGATAGACATTTCGTTGCTCCACATTTTTAATACGCACCTCTTGAGCTGCAAAATTCAGGACGAAGTTAGCAAAGACAGCGCCGATATCAAATCCTATTGGTCCGAAATAAGCAAATTCAGGATCAATGACTTTAGTGCTTGCCGATGTCACAAAAATACTTCCTGTGTGTAAATCTCCATGAATTAACGCTTCTGTAGCGGTTAGAAATTTGTATTTTAATTGGGCTACTTGACCTTTTAGCTCTTGATTCACCCAAAGCTCCTTAACCTGTTCCTCAATCAGTGGATTAAAGGAATTTTTTTCAGCATTATAGTAGGGGTCTGTGAACACAAGATCCTCTGTTATTTTACACAGGTCAGGATTGATAAACTCGGCTAGCTTTTGCTTTTTTACTTCTGGCGCTAAGAAAAAGTCAGACTGATAAAATGTTGTATGGGCGATAAAGTGTCCGATATGCTTAGCAAATTCCGGATACGTTTTCGCTTCAATGAGTCCCTTGCGTAGGATAATATGGTCGGACAAATCCTCCATAATCGTTAAAGATAGCTCCTTATCGAAATGATATACCTTTGGTACTAGTCCAGGTAAAATTTCATGCTGAAGCTGAAGTGCTTCGGATTCAATCCTTGCTCTGTCTAAGGAAAGCGGCCAGGATTCTCCTACCACACGAGCATAGGGTAGTGCCTGCTTAAAAATAACGGAACGATCTGACTTTTTATCCTGTAGATGAAAAACAAGATTAAGATTCCCGTCTCCAATTTCTCTTGAGGTTAGCTGTGCTCCTTGTTCAAACAGCCCTGGGATACCAAGAGCGTATTCCTTTGCTTCTTCTTCTGATAATGCACGATAAGCCATATTTTTAGCCCCCTAAACGAAAAATTTCCAAAAAACGAATAGCGATATAAACATTTGAGCATATAAAAAGCCTCTTCCTGAGGAAGAGGCGTAAGCGCTAATGAGCTGTTCCGCACTCTTATCTCTCAGGATTAAATAATCCTGCAGGATGTAGCACCGTGCCATATTCGTGTGTATTCACGAACCTCTTGTTTGTAAATCAATTCTTTTCTACAACAAGTGGCACCACGGTAGTTGTGGTATACGGTCGGTTGCCGGGCGTCATCGGGCCAGTCCCTCAGCCTTCTCTGGATAAGAATAGCAATATTTATTTACTTGTATTTTGTAAAACATCATACATGGAGACTAGGTTATCTGTCAATGAATTTTTTAAAAATTATTCCTTTTTCATTTTCTGCTTTACATTTCTCTCAAAATGACTATAGTTGAAAAGTAAAGAGGTGAGCAAATGAGGAAGAGCTTTCAAATTCAACCAGCAAAGCGTATGGATGCTTTGCCTACACAATTCTTTGCTAGCCTAGTAGCAAAGGTGCAGAACAAAGTCAATCAAGGGTGTGATGTGATTAATTTAGGGCAGGGTAATCCGGATCTGCCAACCCCTTCACATATAGTAAATGCGTTACAGGAAGCAGCAGAAAATCCGCTATACCACAAGTATTCCCCCTTTCAAGGCTATCCATTTTTGAAGGAGGCTATTGCTGAATTTTACCGTAGAGAATATCAGGTCGATATTGATCCTGAAACGGAGGTAGCCATATTATTTGGTGGGAAATCTGGATTAATTGAGGTTAGTCAGTGTTTATTAAATCCAGGAGATTCGTGTCTGGTTCCAGATCCAGGCTATCCGGATTATTGGTCGGGAATAGCACTAGCTGAGGCCAAGATGTCTTACATGCCACTTCGACCTGAAAATCAGTTTTTACCAGATTATAAGGAAATCGGGCAGGAGGCTCTGGATGAAGCTAAGCTTATGTTCTTGAATTATCCGAATAATCCAACGGCATCCGTAGCGACAGCAGATTTTTTCCGTGAAACGGTGGACCTAGCCTATGATCATTCGATTGCTGTTGTGCATGACTTTGCTTATGGAGCGATTGGCTTTGATGGGAAGAAGCCCATTAGCTTTTTGCAGACTCCTGGAGCGAAAGAAGTGGGTATAGAAATTTACACATTATCTAAAACCTACAATATGGCCGGTTGGCGTGTGGGCTTTGCCCTAGGAAATAAAGAGATGATCCGTTTAATTAATCTGCTACAGGATCATCAATTTGTCAGTTTGTTTGGAGGAATTCAGGCAGCTGCTGCAACGGCCCTGTTAGACTCTCAGGGCTGTGTAGAACAGCTGGTCCAAACGTACGAAAACAGGCGCAATTCCTTTTTTGCACAACTAGATCAGATGGGCTGGAAGGCAACTCCTTCAGAGGGCTCCTTTTTCGCTTGGTTACCTGTTCCTACTGGATTTACGTCAGCCAGCTTTGCCGATCTGCTTTTGGAGGAGGCTCATATTGTAGTTGCACCGGGAATTGGCTTTGGTCAGCAGGGTGATGCCTTTGTTCGGGTAGGCCTATTGACCGATGAGGATCGAGCAAGAGAAGCGATAAAAAGGGTTGAACAATTAGGAATCTTTCATGTAACATGAGAATTAATTTCTTTGATGTGAGGCTATGAATTCTTTTTACATTGTCATAGAGTAAATCACCTATGGATTTTATCTAGAAACGTGAATTTAATTTACGGTTTTTTGTTAATGTGGGAGGGGAATTGATGAGTACAGAGCTAGTGGTTGCTACGTATCTAGTCTTCGATGCCAAGGGAGATTTTGAGAAAAAAGCAGAGAAAATAGCGATTGGTTTGACGGTAGGCTCTTGGACTGACCTACCACAGGCACAAAAGGAGCAGATGAAAAAGCATTTAGGGCGTGTAATTTCTGTGGAGGAGGTAAAGGACGGATCAGCACAGGAAAGATCAGCTGTCATTCGCATCGGATATCCAACCCTTAATTTCAGCCATGATATTCCCGCTCTTTTAGTTACTGTGTTCGGTAAGCTATCCATGGACGGAAAAATAAAGCTACTTGATTTGGATTTTCCGGAGTCCTTTATTAACGCTTTTTCTGGTCCAAAGTTTGGTATTGATGGTGTTCGTGAGCTGCTTGGAGTGTATGATCGTCCATTACTGATGAGTATATTTAAGTCCTGTATCGGTCAGGATCTACAGAGTTTAGAGGAGCAATTCTATCAGCAGGCATTAGGTGGAGTAGATATGATTAAGGATGATGAAATTCTGTTTGAAAATCCTTTAACTCCATTTGAAAAAAGGCTTGAGGTTGGACTGAAGGCTGCCCAAAGAGCAAAGGAGCAAACAGGACAACAAGTTTTATATGCTATAAATCTGACTGGACCAACGACAGAGTTACTAGATAAGGCAATAAATGCTACAAAACAAGGAGCTACGGCCTTACTATTTAATGTTTTGGCGTATGGCTATGATGCACTGCAACGTATAACGGAGCATCCGGAGGTTCGCATTCCTGTGATGGCCCATCCAGCGTTAGCTGGAACGATTTATCCTGCTACCCATCATGGAATTGCAGCCTCCTTGCTTTTAGGTAAGCTGATGCGTCTTGCTGGAGCCGATTTTGTTCTGTTCCCATCACCGTATGGCTCTGTAGCTATGGAGAGAGGAGATACGCTGGCTATTGCAGACACGCTTCGAAAAGAATGGAAGTCTGAAAGAGGTAAGCTAAAGGCTAGCTTTCCTGTTCCTTCAGCAGGGATTCATCCGGGGATAACCCCTTTGTTACATGAGGATTTTGGTCTACAAAGTGTGATGAATGCAGGTGGTGGAATTCATGGACATCCAGGTGGAGCAAGTGCGGGAGGGCAGGCGTTTCGCCAAGCTATATCGATCTTACAAACAAGCTCTAGCTTTGAGCAGGAATACGTCAAGCATACAGAGCTGAAAAGCGCGATTGATATGTGGGGCTTAGTAGGGAGGAAATAGGACATGCATAGAAAACCAGTGATCTTCTGTGACTTTGACGGAACGATAACGCTACGAGATAACATCATTGCCATCATGAAGCATTTTTCACCGCTTGGCTGGGAGGAGATCAAGGATCAAATTTTAGATCAGGATATTTCCATCAGAGAGGGAGTAGGGAAGCTCTTTTCTTTGCTACCTAGCTCAGCTCGCAAGGAAGTTACTGAATTTGCTTTACAGCAAGCCGAGATTAGGCCGGGCTTTGAAATGTTTTTAACAATATTGAAGCAGGACGAAATCCCATTCTACATTGTCTCGGGTGGAATAGATTTTTTTGTGGATCCGATTTTAGAGCCTTTTAACTTAGAACAGGCACATGTTTTTCGTAACGAAAGTGATTTCTCGAAGGAGTTTATTCAAATTCTTTGGCCACATCCTTGTACAGAGGATTGTGATGTGGATTGTGGACTTTGTAAAACGAGCATTATTAACTCTTATTCCAAAAAGAATGATTTCCGAATCATGATTGGAGATAGTGTTACGGATCTTGCAGCGGCTAAGCTTGCTGATCTTGTATTTGCTAGGGGCTATTTACTTGAAAAATGTAAGGAGCTTGGTTTAAGATATCACGCCTATGATACGTTTGACGATATTCTTCAGGTTTTGAAAACGAGGCCTTGGGAGTATCAGCAGCTATGGGAGGAATTAACAGAAGCGAAGGAGCTTTTTGCCCGTAGAGATTGGTTCCCTGGTACTAGTGGAAATTTATCTGTAAGGACAAAGTGTGATCCCTTGCAATTTCTAGTTACGGCTAGTGGCAAGGATAAGTCAAAGACGACAAATGAGGATTTTTTACTAGTGAATGATCAATCTCAGTCTTGCTATGTAACAGATTTGAAGCCTTCAGCAGAGACCTCCATTCATGAGGCGATTTATTCTAAGCTTGGAGCAGGATCTGTATTACACGTGCATACGATTTATAATAATCTTATTTCAGATCTTTATTTTGAACAAAATGGTGTTGAATTCCAGCATATTGAATTAATAAAAGCATTTAATCTTTGGGATGAGGATGCCGAGATTAAAGTGCCGATTGTGCATAATTATGCAAATATACCAAAGCTGACTGAGGAAGTTTTAAGCGTACTAGATGTGCGCGTGCCGGGTGTTTTAATTCGTAATCATGGTATTTATGCTTGGGGGAAAAGTATCTTTGAAGCGAAAAAGCATCTTGAGGCGTTTGAATTCCTTTTTGAACTAAGGTATAAGAGGTTGGTTATTTCGCAAGTGAAAAGCTTAATTTAACCTAAAATAGATAATCAAGTGAGGCAGTACATGAATCACAACAGTGGTTCATATTATTATATAAACAGTGGGAGGGCTGCCATATGGCAACAATTTTTATACGTAATGAAGAAAGAAGAATTGAGAACCAAGAGCAGGTTGCTTCATTTTTAGCAGATCAGGGTGTTCTTTATGAGCATTGGGATACAACGAAGCTACCTAAGGAACTACAAGGAAAATGCTCCCTGACAGATGAAGAAAAGAGTCAGACGCTTGAGGTGTATGACGAAGAAATTCGCTCCTTGGCCGAACGTAACGGTTATCAAAATTGGGATGTTGTAGCATTATCCGAATCTACTCCTAATCTTGAAGATCTATTAAAAAAGTTTGAACAGGTGCATACACATACGGAGGATGAGGTTCGTGCTATCACAGCCGGACACGGTATCTTTATCATAAAAGGGGCAGAGGATACAGGCTATTTTGACGTAGAGCTAGAGGCGGGAGATGTGATTTCTGTTCCTGTTAACACTCCCCATTTCTTTACCTTGATGGATGATCGTCAGGTAGTTGCTGTAAGATTATTTATTGAGACAGAAGGCTGGGTAGCACATCCGTTTGAGGATCCTGAGTTTCAAAAATAAAAACTGGAGAATTAAGAAGATGTTACTCTCTCTTTTACACAATGTCATGTGGGGAAGAGAGTTTTTTTGTTAAAATACATTTTTAACGTATAAATATACGTATTTAAAAGAATATAGGGAAATTTGACTATATTTAAAATACCCCCTTTACAAGGCAAAAAATCATCTGCTATAATGACAAAGGAATCGTTGCTAAATGATTCCAATCAAGTTAGTGAACGAAGATATTAGCACTTTTAGTGAGAAAAAGGCAAGAGAGCTAGTATTAATTTTGTATCACTTGCATACAATTTATAAGACAAAATAAAGAAAAGGAGGTTTGTGACATGATGATGGGAACTGGATTTACAGGCTTTGAAATGACAATTACGGGTGTAGCAACAGCTATGGGGGCACGTAATGGCTCCATGACTAGCCCATATACAATATTAAATAGTCCATCTCATGGACACAGCCTACTTTGTAATTGGAGAAAGTGCTGAGCAATTTAGCTACTTCTAGAAGCTAGAGTTGTTCTTACGAAACGTAGTCTACGCTTATTTGTTATTGCCTATTGATTAAATAGCTATAGCATGAGGGTAGAATTACTTTACAGTTATATCTCCGTATACACAGACCACAGCTGTGCCATGATAGGCATACCTGTGGTTTTTTGGTTTTTCCTTGTGTATAAGTGCTTATTGTACTTTACTATATGCGGGACCATCCATAGGATGGTCTTTTTTCTTTCACCAGAGCTTGGTGATGAAGCAAGATTTTCAAATATTAACATTGGAAAGGGGGGATGAACATGATACTGAATATTTTTTCTATCAGCATAGAGATTAAGATTAAAAAACAACCCAAAGATGCTATTGTCCATTATGAAGAGCTACAGGATCCACTTGAGCAAGCTAAGCTTATGTTTTATTACAACACTATGAATAGGTAGTAAGTTAGTCTATCAGAGAAAGATTGTAAAGAAAATTGGTTGGAAATACTGAGGAGGAGATAAAGATGAGAATTTACGGGAAGCTGAGAATGTTTGCATGGAAGGTTAAAGCGATAGAAGACACCTGAAGGGGTTAGTGTCCAAGGTAAATGAGCCAATGAAGCGCTTAAGAAGAGAAGCTTATGTGGTACTAATGAGTTTTTGTTAAAACAATAATCTATTTGTCCCTCTTCACCCTGCTGCTGTTGGGTGAAGAGGTTTACATAGAAGGGAGTAGGAAGAAATGAAAGAGCAGGGCCATTTAAAAGATAATGAACCACCCATTCAACAAAATGAGATTAGAGTTATAGAATATACTCCAGAGTTAGCTGACGCCGTAGCTGATATGTGGAATCATAGCCGAGAAGGATGGGGCGGTCATTCCTCTATTATGACCGGAGAGCAGGTTCGTCAAAGGGAAGAGCAGTCTGGAAACAAAGCTCTATTTCTAGCTTTAGACGAGGATAAAGTAGTAGGGTATTGTGGTTTAAGTGAGTACAAGGAGGACGAGGGTGCTTTATATATTCCTCTGCTTAACGTTCGCACGGATTATCATGGTAAAAAAATTGGTAAGCTCCTTGTCTTAGAAGCGATAAAGCGCACTGTTGAGCTAGGATGGCCAAGGCTCGATTTGTATACATGGGCAGGAAATACAAAAGCTGTTCCATTATATAAAAAGTGCGGCTTCTTCTGGGAGGAGCGTGACGATTCTACACATTTGATGAACTTTATTCCAGCTGTCCTTCAGTCTGAGCTGGTAAAGGAATATTTTGAAGATGTTGATTGGTATTCTGCTTCTACACGAGCTATCGAGGTTAAGCCTGATGGACGTAAAGAAAACGGCTTTGATTTCTACACGTATGAATGGGAGCAGCAAGGCAAAAGACTGGTTATGGAATTTGAGCGTAAAGGAAGAGGACTAAGAAAAATTGAAACAGAAGATTATGTGATTTCTGCTAGCTTAAAGCAGGCCGAAGTCATAACTGGCTGTGCCTATCAGGTGGAATATCACGTTGTGAATAAAACAGAGCAGTCCTTGGAAATTAAAATTGAGGGATCTACTCATCGTAACATTCAATTCTCTTTTTCTGCTTATCATCAGGTGGAGAAGGAGAAAAATATAACGGGTGATTTTTTTGTAGGACCAATGGCAGAAGAACAAAGTGTATGGCGTACACATCCAGGAGTGCAAGCAGATATTTGGATTAACGGTAAAAAAGCTACGTTTACGTTAGGGGTCACACCAAAGCTTCCAGCAAAGATTAACATTGTGCAGCCTAACGAACAATCCTTTGTCGGTCAATCTGCTCAATTTTATGTTGATATAGAAAATAACATGGAGAACCCGATTTCACTTATGTTTGATTGGCCAGAGGAAAGCTGGATTAGCTTTAAAAATCAGAAATGTGACGCTCAAATTGAACCCAAAGAAAAGTGTTCGATTCCTGTATCCTATACTTTATTGAAGCATGGGTTCTATCAAAAGAATTTAAGTGTGAGCATAAAATTTAATAATGGTCAGCAGCTTGAGTATTCCAAGCTAATAGGTATTGGATTCTTAGGTAAAGGAGCTTTACATTATGGTGAAAGTGAGGAGAATTGGCATCTCTTTAATGGATTGTATGAGGTTAAGCTCTCAAAATTTGACAATAGTATAATGCCTCGAAAAGCTACTATGAAAGGCTCGCCAGCGTTTTGGAAAGCGCCACAGCTTGGCAAGCCATATTCATTAGAGCTTTCTAAAAAACGCCCAACAGTTGTACATTTTGGTCAGGAATTAGGTGCTGTGAGCTTACATGCATTGTATCACCCTTCGGACTTCCCCACAGTGGAGCTTGAAAGAATTGTTATGCTTTACTCTGATGGGTGTGTGGAACATAAATATAAGCTTCGAAACCTGTCTACTGGGGAACTGCCTCAGCAAATTTTGTTAGCGGATTCTGTCGTGTATGATCTAAGTGAAAGCCGGATTCCCTATGAAAACGGCTACCTTCAGTTGAGTACAGCAGACGGTGAGGAGTATAGTGATTGGAACGCTGGAAAGGTCAAGGAGAACTGGTTTTATTCCCAAGGCAATAAAGGGTCCCGTGGTTTATGCTGGTCACCTAAGTATAAGCTATCCTTTATTTCATGGTATATGTCCTTAGAATATGAGGTCGGTTCTTTACAGGGGAATGAGGAGGTTCAGCTTGACCCAACCTTTATTTGCCTTGACACGTATCGGTCAGCAGAGGAGTTTCAGACTTTTGCCACGTCTTATTATGGTGGCATCTCTACAGACGATGAAGAGGGAAGTGCTGCTAAACATGAAGTGCTGGAGAGTGTGGAAGTTGTTATAAATGGGAACAA is from Bacillus horti and encodes:
- the trmL gene encoding tRNA (uridine(34)/cytosine(34)/5-carboxymethylaminomethyluridine(34)-2'-O)-methyltransferase TrmL translates to MGFHIVLYQPEIPYNTGNIARTCAATNTKLHIIRPMGFTTDDRMLKRAGCDYWHSVDIAYYDSMEECMALYSDHRFFFIETQGKHTYTEVTYKDGDFFVFGKESTGIPKSILEQHRENWIKIPMSLEHVRSLNLSNTAAILVYEALRQTNFPGLE
- a CDS encoding HAD family hydrolase produces the protein MSKAILFDLDGTLLPMDTGYFVEHYMKALAVKVAPIIEPKQFTKALWEATHEVMTNTDPERLNMEVFEEAFLRLTTLKKEQIWPVFDTFYAESFPDLVQHSQPSPVAQLVIKEAVEAGYKVAIATNPIFPKVAIEHRMKWAGVLDAPFAKVTVYEESHFTKPHLPYYQAICDDIQVHPEDCIMVGNDMQEDMIASQLGVKTYLVEGNVIDRGEPQFPINDRGSLSDLLDKLKGREGIFSAD
- the mtnA gene encoding S-methyl-5-thioribose-1-phosphate isomerase: MTQPLASVQWDKELDQLILIDQTRLPRHIEYLFIRTIEESWEAIKSLQVRGAPAIGMTAAYGLYLGIRHAQNASRRELEQLITEQASYLASSRPTAINLVWALERIKTKAFNHPEISPPELIQLVLEEARLIQQEDENVCRSIGEHALTLFEDGIGVLTHCNAGSLATARYGTATAPFYLAQEKGWNIKVYADETRPVLQGSRLTAFELQQAGIDVTLICDNMAASVMQKGWIQAVIVGTDRVAANGDVANKIGTYGLAVLAKAHNIPFYVAAPLSSIDLNTEQGADIPIEEREGTEITHISEIPVAPAGIQTFNPAFDVTPSHLVTAIITEKGIVRGNYKQGLAELFQNHNIVELQINEAK
- the mtnK gene encoding S-methyl-5-thioribose kinase, translating into MAYRALSEEEAKEYALGIPGLFEQGAQLTSREIGDGNLNLVFHLQDKKSDRSVIFKQALPYARVVGESWPLSLDRARIESEALQLQHEILPGLVPKVYHFDKELSLTIMEDLSDHIILRKGLIEAKTYPEFAKHIGHFIAHTTFYQSDFFLAPEVKKQKLAEFINPDLCKITEDLVFTDPYYNAEKNSFNPLIEEQVKELWVNQELKGQVAQLKYKFLTATEALIHGDLHTGSIFVTSASTKVIDPEFAYFGPIGFDIGAVFANFVLNFAAQEVRIKNVEQRNVYQQYLLESIHQIWDVFEQQFTLLSLSQATDPSLRNEAFVQQFIQQVKEDALGFAGCKVIRRVVGLAHVADLDTIVDDTERAYAEKLSLYVGQQLILHRQKWAKEQSISAPIRSSFQQWEEKQHDTATRFGSVG
- a CDS encoding pyridoxal phosphate-dependent aminotransferase, whose translation is MRKSFQIQPAKRMDALPTQFFASLVAKVQNKVNQGCDVINLGQGNPDLPTPSHIVNALQEAAENPLYHKYSPFQGYPFLKEAIAEFYRREYQVDIDPETEVAILFGGKSGLIEVSQCLLNPGDSCLVPDPGYPDYWSGIALAEAKMSYMPLRPENQFLPDYKEIGQEALDEAKLMFLNYPNNPTASVATADFFRETVDLAYDHSIAVVHDFAYGAIGFDGKKPISFLQTPGAKEVGIEIYTLSKTYNMAGWRVGFALGNKEMIRLINLLQDHQFVSLFGGIQAAAATALLDSQGCVEQLVQTYENRRNSFFAQLDQMGWKATPSEGSFFAWLPVPTGFTSASFADLLLEEAHIVVAPGIGFGQQGDAFVRVGLLTDEDRAREAIKRVEQLGIFHVT
- a CDS encoding 2,3-diketo-5-methylthiopentyl-1-phosphate enolase; this translates as MSTELVVATYLVFDAKGDFEKKAEKIAIGLTVGSWTDLPQAQKEQMKKHLGRVISVEEVKDGSAQERSAVIRIGYPTLNFSHDIPALLVTVFGKLSMDGKIKLLDLDFPESFINAFSGPKFGIDGVRELLGVYDRPLLMSIFKSCIGQDLQSLEEQFYQQALGGVDMIKDDEILFENPLTPFEKRLEVGLKAAQRAKEQTGQQVLYAINLTGPTTELLDKAINATKQGATALLFNVLAYGYDALQRITEHPEVRIPVMAHPALAGTIYPATHHGIAASLLLGKLMRLAGADFVLFPSPYGSVAMERGDTLAIADTLRKEWKSERGKLKASFPVPSAGIHPGITPLLHEDFGLQSVMNAGGGIHGHPGGASAGGQAFRQAISILQTSSSFEQEYVKHTELKSAIDMWGLVGRK
- a CDS encoding methylthioribulose 1-phosphate dehydratase; protein product: MKTRPWEYQQLWEELTEAKELFARRDWFPGTSGNLSVRTKCDPLQFLVTASGKDKSKTTNEDFLLVNDQSQSCYVTDLKPSAETSIHEAIYSKLGAGSVLHVHTIYNNLISDLYFEQNGVEFQHIELIKAFNLWDEDAEIKVPIVHNYANIPKLTEEVLSVLDVRVPGVLIRNHGIYAWGKSIFEAKKHLEAFEFLFELRYKRLVISQVKSLI
- a CDS encoding 1,2-dihydroxy-3-keto-5-methylthiopentene dioxygenase, coding for MATIFIRNEERRIENQEQVASFLADQGVLYEHWDTTKLPKELQGKCSLTDEEKSQTLEVYDEEIRSLAERNGYQNWDVVALSESTPNLEDLLKKFEQVHTHTEDEVRAITAGHGIFIIKGAEDTGYFDVELEAGDVISVPVNTPHFFTLMDDRQVVAVRLFIETEGWVAHPFEDPEFQK